One segment of Plasmodium relictum strain SGS1 genome assembly, chromosome: 3 DNA contains the following:
- a CDS encoding lysine decarboxylase, putative translates to MTSRNETIFYGDNRLLYINSLYENNPDKNIKNINSLSDYISNNAMSDEIESSNSHPDVSSSNPLYVGGQNKKEKRKLEKNKYDKIEELEKYINISNATNVSSLRIKLWEALLLYINNLNVELVYFIINCLESIEVYWGQEATENLQEIINLINDKKYKDVSNKIGDTLSSLSVTTGKTAEENPFFYTLIVSAKREDNSNNYNSDLACELNKILQYEHNRLSNQNNNKKLEYKIIEVSNAKEALLACLINSQILSVVLVDNLTIDDKSVKEKEHFSFNEDNSLNNNCVNNSYLNCSGINNTNKISMAHSMRNSSVPNNKDIRNIQSYRNNSNNNINDNKRVSGFIKNDYKFDIKDFVLGYEQLVRAPIEKMKKGFNSLVVLIKSIAYIRSSVDIFCVCTSITLDKLQSVNNMIIRIFTTHDDHSDLHESILDGVKKKIKTPFFNALKSYAERPIGVFHALAISKGNSVRRSRWIQSLLDFYGVNLFKAESSATCGGLDSLLDPHGSLKEAQLMAARAYGSKYCFFVTNGTSSSNKIVMQALVRPGDIILVDRACHKSHHYGFVLCQALPCYLDPYPVSRYGIYGAVPIYVIKKTLLEYRNSNKLHLVKLLILTNCTFDGIVYNVKRVIEECLSIKPDLIFLFDEAWFAYACFHPILKFRTAMTVADKMRSKEQKKIYYKIHKKLLKKFGNVKSLNEVSAEKLLKTRLYPNPSEYKVRVYATQSIHKSLTSLRQGSVILISDDNFESHAYTPFKEAYYTHMSTSPNYQILATLDAGRAQMELEGYGLVEKQAEAAFLIRKELNDDPMISRYFRTLNSEDLIPDSLRQCAVSYMKKKEKKMKDYYSSDSKCSGNVTYSCNSNSQMKGLELSENMKYPIQNMNISYEYTNANNANNNNNNNNNNNNNNNNNNNNNNNINNNNNNNTFLQNDFINNNAQGNNNIEINNGTRSNNSPSVILNNKNEKSLIVHENNSNNAYVDNSNTKINNSLRKRKEKNYKVVNSLTYDSNFSGNTDNDNLSFLENKNKNYNNSSYSGGMKNFLEYFESSWLSEDEFVLDPTRITLFTGYSGIDGDTFKVKWLMDKYGIQINKTSINSVLFQTNIGTTGSSCLFLKSCLSLISQELDQKKSLFNERDLNQFNESVYNLVSNYINLSEFSDFHPLFKKKYSNPNIFNREGDLRKAFYLAYEEDYVEYILLNDLRERIRQNEMIVSASFIIPYPPGFPVLVPGQIVSQEIVDYLSGLSVKEIHGYDENMGFRCFYNFILDYFYNIDTADSYNCYQKIDKKTYNQLKFMSLSKKKYIENIYDLYIYDNETNKVKKLYLCNGNISKENPSIGANYNCDSYQDVNNNIINVHENLNNNNIVNNINENNGNHCVNNNVYNHLNDSEENIYQLNENTVNNNVLNFNKGTTISPKKMSTESIIQNENNDIILEEKKKINKFYSNINHIKNEEYNAFLNRIKEENELKCQENEAYANNSNNKHLPNFNRIHSANYYDKTKFKNLVYSSDNYKKNYKNYKHNDNNVNNRNNVNKNYFKEQKRDFSNSIPLIRDSNININALNSNDNSITDIKLNNEEKRNMTSKNNNIIFDNGNNNINDINNNFNDTNSNINNMNNFINDTNNNINNINNNMINNMNNCVSNNNLSSNEINSIYNNIHTFSDTSHLKKTNKFNKSDDGRYSNKLTDFIPKLKQSNIILYNKIKKNALLMQKKNVNNMNYFNDYHLKNNYMNEKNNKDYAYYSDSSKKINGNIRIKHNNGFQEKNKFVKENLLEYNNNNNAFTLNNFNKIENNNEIDNIIYPANCISNINIEKKDLYKNNNNYINNNSNNISINEKLVYNINYYSDQNINESIEEICKTSELNIRESERNIINNEMLDKNNFCNINNHMNNLNPLNNYNYANDQMITEMNYNNVNENNSNNNINNHMKNELAFNGNSFHYQENEIKKNSILRENDVDKNSRKSNTLNNNSYINNLITNVDDDAFVHKQGNFFLECALTNSEINCSSFEMDASLNNIYSNGESIKQHIEYDNDKKN, encoded by the coding sequence ATGACTTCTAGAAATGAAACCATATTTTATGGCGATAACcgtttattatatattaacagTTTATATGAAAACAATCCtgataaaaacataaaaaatattaattcattAAGTGATTATATAAGTAATAATGCAATGAGTGATGAAATAGAGTCTTCAAATAGCCACCCAGATGTATCATCAAGTAATCCATTATATGTAGGAggacaaaacaaaaaagagaaaagaaaactagaaaaaaataaatatgataaaattgaggaattagaaaaatatataaacataagCAATGCAACAAATGTTTCTTcattaagaataaaattatGGGAAGCTTTATtactatatataaataatttgaatGTAGAATtggtttattttattattaattgcTTGGAATCAATAGAAGTATATTGGGGTCAAGAAGCAACGGAAAATTTAcaagaaattataaatttaataaatgacaaaaaatataaagatgtCTCTAATAAAATTGGGGATACCTTATCAAGTTTATCAGTAACAACTGGAAAAACAGCTGAAGAAAacccttttttttatacctTAATAGTTTCAGCAAAAAGAGAagataatagtaataattataattccGATTTAGCAtgtgaattaaataaaatattacaatATGAACATAATAGATTATcaaatcaaaataataataaaaaattagaatataaaattattgaagTAAGTAATGCAAAAGAGGCATTATTAGCCTGCTTAATAAATTCACAAATATTGTCAGTGGTATTAGTAGATAATTTAACTATTGATGATAAAAgtgtaaaagaaaaagaacaTTTTAGTTTCAATGAAGATAATTCGTTAAATAACAACTGTGTAAATAATTCTTACTTGAATTGTAGTGGAATAAACAATACAAACAAAATATCTATGGCTCACAGTATGCGTAATAGCTCAGTAccaaataataaagatatcaGAAACATACAAAGTTATAGAAATAATAGCAATAATAATATCAATGATAATAAAAGAGTGAGTGggtttataaaaaatgattataaGTTTGATATTAAAGATTTTGTATTAGGATATGAACAACTTGTGCGTGCACctatagaaaaaatgaaaaagggATTTAATAGTTTAGTAGTATTGATTAAAAGCATAGCATATATTAGAAGTTCAGTAGATATATTTTGTGTTTGTACTTCTATCACATTAGATAAATTACAATCTGTAAATAATATGATAATACGAATTTTTACCACACATGATGATCATAGCGATTTGCATGAATCTATATTAGATGgagtaaaaaagaaaataaaaactccTTTTTTTAATGCTTTAAAATCATATGCTGAAAGGCCAATTGGTGTATTTCATGCATTAGCTATAAGTAAAGGAAATAGCGTAAGAAGAAGTAGGTGGATACAGTCACTTTTAGATTTTTACGgagttaatttatttaaagctGAATCAAGTGCTACTTGTGGAGGTTTAGATTCTTTGCTAGATCCTCATGGTTCTTTAAAAGAAGCTCAATTAATGGCTGCACGAGCATATGGTAGTAAGTATTGTTTTTTTGTTACTAATGGAACATCAAGTTCTAATAAGATAGTTATGCAGGCTTTAGTAAGGCCAGGTGATATTATATTAGTTGATAGAGCTTGCCATAAATCCCATCATTATGGTTTTGTCTTGTGCCAAGCTCTCCCATGCTATTTAGATCCTTATCCTGTATCGAGATATGGAATTTATGGTGCAGTTCCTATATacgtaattaaaaaaacactATTAGAATACAGAAACAGCAATAAATTGCATTTGGTAAAACTATTAATTTTAACAAATTGTACCTTCGATGGTATAGTTTACAATGTGAAGAGAGTTATAGAAGAATGCCTTTCAATAAAACctgatttaatttttttatttgatgaaGCATGGTTTGCTTATGCATGTTTTCATCCTATTTTAAAGTTTAGAACGGCTATGACCGTTGCTGATAAAATGAGAAGTAAGgaacagaaaaaaatttattataagattcataaaaaattattaaaaaaatttggaAATGTTAAGAGTTTAAATGAAGTTTCAGCAGAAAAATTACTGAAAACAAGATTATATCCAAACCCTTCTGAATACAAAGTACGAGTTTATGCTACTCAGTCAATTCATAAATCATTAACATCATTAAGACAAGGAAGTGTTATATTAATAAGTGATGATAATTTTGAATCCCATGCTTATACTCCATTCAAAGAAGCTTATTATACACATATGTCAACTTCTCCTAACTACCAAATATTAGCTACTTTAGATGCAGGGAGAGCTCAAATGGAATTAGAAGGATACGGATTAGTGGAGAAACAAGCAGAAGCAGcatttttaataagaaaagaattaaatgatGATCCAATGATTTCTAGATACTTTCGAACTTTAAACTCAGAAGATTTAATACCAGATAGCTTAAGACAGTGTGCAGTTtcttatatgaaaaaaaaagagaaaaaaatgaaagattATTACTCTTCTGATTCTAAATGTAGTGGTAATGTAACTTATTCTTGTAATTCTAACAGTCAAATGAAAGGGTTAGAACTATCTGAAAACATGAAGTATCCTATACAAAATATGAACATTTCTTATGAATATACAAATGCAAATAAtgctaataataataacaataataataataataataataataataataataataataataataataataataatattaataataataataataataacactTTTTTACAGAatgattttataaataataatgcaCAAGGAAATAAcaatatagaaataaataatggtACTAGATCCAACAATTCTCCATCTGTTattttgaataataaaaacgaaaaaaGTCTAATTGTACatgaaaataattctaataaCGCTTATGTTGATAACTCTAacacaaaaataaataatagtttaagaaaaagaaaggaaaaaaattataaagtcGTAAATTCCTTAACATATGATAGTAATTTTAGTGGAAACACAGATAACGACAATTTAAGTTTCttagaaaacaaaaataaaaattataataattcttCATATTCGGGTGGTATGAAGAATTTTCTCGAATATTTCGAAAGTTCTTGGTTGAGTGAAGATGAATTTGTTTTAGACCCAACAAGAATAACTCTATTTACTGGTTACTCAGGAATAGACGGAGATACATTTAAAGTAAAATGGTTAATGGATAAGTATGGTATTCAGATAAACAAAACATCAATAAATAGTGTTTTATTTCAAACAAATATAGGTACAACAGGATCTTCTTGTCTATTTTTGAAAAGTTGTTTATCATTAATTTCTCAAGAATTAgatcaaaaaaaaagtttattcaACGAAAGAGATTTAAATCAATTTAATGAAAGCGTGTATAATTTAGTAtctaattatattaatttatcagAATTCAGTGATTTTCATCCactattcaaaaaaaaatattcaaatccaaatatatttaatagagAAGGAGATTTAAGAAAAGCTTTTTATTTAGCTTATGAAGAAGATTATGTAGAGTATATTTTATTGAATGATCTAAGAGAAAGAATAAGACAAAACGAAATGATTGTGTCTGCTAGTTTTATTATACCATACCCCCCTGGATTTCCTGTATTAGTCCCAGGACAAATTGTCAGTCAAGAAATTGTTGATTATTTATCGGGTTTAAGTGTTAAAGAAATACATGGCTATGATGAAAATATGGGATTTAGATGtttctataattttattttagattatttttataatatagaTACAGCAGATTCCTATAATTGTTAtcaaaaaattgataaaaaaactTACAATCAATTAAAGTTCATGAGTTTaagtaagaaaaaatatatagaaaacaTTTAtgatttgtatatatatgataatgAAACTAATAAagtgaaaaaattatatttatgtaatgGAAATATTTCTAAAGAAAATCCTTCCATAGGTGCTAATTATAATTGTGATAGTTATCAAGATGTAAATAATAACATAATAAATGTgcatgaaaatttaaataataataatattgtgaataacataaatgaaaataatggtAATCATTgtgtaaataataatgtatataatcatttaaatgatagcgaagaaaatatttatcaGTTAAATGAAAACACagttaataataatgttttaaattttaataaaggcACTACTATTTCACCAAAAAAGATGTCTACAGAATCAATTatacaaaatgaaaataatgatataatattagaagaaaaaaaaaaaataaataaattttatagcaatataaatcatattaaaaatgaagaatataATGCTTTTCtaaatagaataaaagaagaaaacgAATTAAAATGTCAGGAAAATGAGGCATATGCAAATAACAGTAACAACAAGCATTTACCTAATTTTAACAGAATTCATTCAGCAAACTACTACGATAAAACCAAGTTTAAAAATTTAGTTTATAGTTCTGataactataaaaaaaattataagaattaCAAACACAATGACAATAATgttaataatagaaataatgttaataaaaattattttaaagagCAAAAGAGGGATTTTAGTAATAGTATACCTCTGATAAGAGATTCTAATATTAACATAAATGCGTTGAATAGTAATGATAATTCTATAACTGATATTAAATtgaataatgaagaaaaaaggaatatGACAAGcaaaaataacaatataatttttgataatggtaataacaatattaatgatataaacaataattttaatgatacAAATAGCAAcattaataatatgaataattttattaatgatacaaataacaatataaataatataaacaataatatgattaataatatgaataattgtGTGAGTAATAACAATTTAAGCAGTAATGAGATTAAtagtatttataataatatacataCATTTTCAGATACTTCTCATTTAAAGAAAACAAATAAGTTTAATAAAAGCGATGACGGGAGATATAGTAATAAATTAACCGATTTTATTCCTAAATTAAAACAGTcgaatataattttatataataaaataaaaaagaatgcTTTActaatgcaaaaaaaaaatgtaaataatatgaattattttaatgattatcatttaaagaataattacatgaatgaaaaaaataataaagattatGCATATTACTCAGATTctagtaaaaaaataaatggaaATATACGTATAAAGCATAATAACGGCtttcaagaaaaaaataaatttgtaAAAGAAAACTTACTTgagtataataataataacaatgcatttacattaaataattttaataaaatagaaaataataatgagatagataatataatatatccTGCTAATTGTATatcaaatataaatatagaaaaaaaagatttatataagaacaataataattatattaataataatagcaataatataagtataaatgaaaaattagtctataatattaattattattctgatcaaaatataaatgaaagtaTTGAAGAAATATGTAAAACAAGTGAGTTAAATATAAGAGAATCagaaagaaatattataaacAATGAAATGCTTGATAAAAACAATTTctgtaatataaataatcatatgaataatttaaatccattaaataattacaatTATGCAAATGATCAAATGATCACTGAAATGAACTATAATAatgttaatgaaaataatagcaacaataatataaataatcatATGAAGAATGAGTTAGCATTTAATGGGAATAGTTTTCATTATcaagaaaatgaaattaaaaaaaattctatacTTAGAGAAAACGATGTAGATAAAAATTCAAGGAAATCAAatacattaaataataatagctATATAAATAACCTTATAACAAATGTAGATGATGATGCCTTTGTTCATAAACAAGGAAATTTTTTCTTAGAATGTGCTTTAACCAATTCAGAAATTAACTGTAGCTCTTTTGAAATGGATGcatcattaaataatatttattctaATGGAGAAAGCATAAAGCAACACATTGAATATGATAAtgataagaaaaattaa